TCTTCGCTACCTGTGTCGGCGTAGACGCCACCGTGTTTCCCCTGTGGAGTCCGGACTGCCTGGACAATAACTGGCTGCCGATCGCTCATTGGTAGTGAGTGGCTCGCGCTCCGGTACTAAAGTAACTCCGTTCCTTGCTATTCAGTCGGGAATGTTCGGCCTCGGCTCGGAACGAAGGGTGATGCACGTGCGGTGGCGCGCACTGGGCCGCGGCGAACTCGTGTGAGCCGCGGTCCGAAGCCGTGCGAGTCGGCTGGGGAGGACGTGGTGCCGTGTCGGGCGGGACTGAAAGGGGCTCTCGGGGCTTTCTGTGTATGAGAAACGCATTTCGGGTCGTCTGCTCACACTGGCAACGAGGGATTTACACGTCCTCACCGCCCGACTGCGGTCCTCGCTCCCTCCGTCGCTGTAGTCCTCGTCCACCGGAAGACACAGTAGATCGTAGCGATTCTGATCCGATACTGTACGAGCGCGGTTTGTTCGAAAGGGAACGCTTTTGATCGTTTCCGCAGAGGCTTCGCACATGCAAATCGCAGTCCTCGGAGCCGGTAGTATGGGACACGGAATCGCACAGGTCTCCGCAATGGCGGGCCACGACGTGGTTCTCCGGGACATCGAGGAGGACTTCGTCGAGGATGGTCTCGAGGGGATCCGAACCAACCTCCAGGGCGGCGTCGACCGGGACAAGCTCACCGAAGGCGAGATGGAAGCGACCCTCGAGCGCATCGAGGGGACGACGGACCTCGAGGCGGCGGTCGAGGACGCCGACCTCGTCGTCGAAGCGGTGCCCGAGGACATGGATCTCAAACAGGACGTGTTCTCGGACATCGAGGACGCGGCGAGCGAGGACACGGTCATCGCCTCGAACACCTCCTCGCTGTCGGTGACCGAGATGGCCAGCGCGCTCGAGCACCCCGAACGCGCCGTTGGCCTCCACTTCTTCAACCCGCCCCACATCATGGACCTTGTTGAGATCGTCATCGCTGAGCAGACCGACGAGCGCACCGAGGCGTTCGCCGTCGACTACGTCCAGGGGATCGAGAAGGAGGACGTCGTCGTTCGGGACACGGCCGGTTTCGCCACGTCGCGGCTCGGGCTGGCACTGGGCCTCGAGGCGATCCGGATGGTCGAGCAGGGCGTCGCCAGTCCGGCCGACATCGACGAGGGGATGGAAATCGGTTACGGCCATCCGATGGGGCCCCTCGAGCTGACCGACCACGTCGGGCTGGACGTGCGCCTGCACATCGCGGAACACCTCCGGGAAGAGCTCGGCGAGCGGTTCAAGCCGCCCCAGTCCCTGCGCCGGAAGGTCCGGGCGGGCAACCTCGGCAAGAAGACCGGCGAGGGCTACTACGTCTGGGCGGATGGCGAGCGCGTCGGCATGAGCGGCGAATGGGGCGACGACACGTAGGGGCCGCCATCGTCCGCTTCGATCCACGAGACAGGACCGGTTCGGAGACCGATACCCAACTCGTTAGGCGAGCCGTTTGTTTCGCTGCCACTGATACGAGAGAATACCGCCCGACGACTCGGGCGGCGGCCCCGGGGGCGCACGTGGAAAACTGACGGGGCTACTTTCGGATTCGACGGGGCCACTTTCAGATTCGACGGGGCCACTTTCAGATTCGGTCACCACCCCAGTATCGGAACGCCCACGTGCCAGCCGGGTGGTTCGAGATCCGCCACCCGGTCACTACCACTCCCCCTCGAGCGGTGATCGGACCCGTCGACTAGATAGGACGGAACCGGCATTAGGGGTCGGGGTGTCGCCGGATTGTCTGAATGCGGGTATTTTAGCCGCCCCTGAGCAAGGGTGACGTATGTCCCTGGAGCCGAGCGCCGACCCGGCCGCCGACCGGCGAGCGAACTACGACTATCGAAGCGACGACGTCGATCGCCCGGCCCTGGTCGCGGACCTTGAGACGATCGTCGACTGCGAGGTCCGTGCCGACTCCTACTCCCGCGAACTGTACGCGACCGACGCGAGTGCCTACGAGATGACGCCGATCGCCGTCGCCTTCCCCCAGTCGACGGCCGATGTGGCGGGAATCCTCGAGTACTGCGCGGAACGGCAGATTCCCGTCCTCCCGCGCGGTGGCGGGACGAGCCTTGCCGGCCAGACGGTTAACCGGGCCGTCGTGCTGGATTTTACCCGCCACATGAACGAGATCCTCGAGATCGATCCGGACGGCCGCAGTGCGACTGCCCAACCCGGAACGATCCTTGGGACGCTGAACGAGGCTCTCGCACCCCATGATCTCAAGTTCGCACCTGACCCGGCGTGGGGCGACAAGAGCGCCATCGGCGGCGCAATCGGGAACAACTCGACCGGCTCGCACTCCCTGAAGTACGGTAAGACCGACGCCTACATCGAGGAGGTCGAAGCCGTCCTCGCCGACGGCACCGTCACCCGGTTCGGCGAGGTCACCGTCGCGGAGATCGGCGAGCAGGCCGATCCTGATGGCGACCTCGAGGGCCGAATCTACGCCGAAGTCGAGCACATCCTCGAAGCGGATGCGGATCGCATCGAAGAAACGTATCCCGATCTCAAGCGCAACGTTTCCGGATACAACCTCGACCGACTCGTCGCCGAGGCCCGCGGGAACGAACTACCAGGCGGCGAGGAGACCGGCGAGCCCGGAACGGTCAACCTCGCGCGCCTGCTGGCCGGCAGCGAGGGCACCCTGGCGATCGTCACCGAGGCCACCATCTCGCTCGAGCCGGTGCCCGAGACGAAAGCGGTGTCCCTACTCTGCTATCCCGACCTCCACGAGGCGATGCGGGATGTCGTCCCGATCCTCGAACACGACCCCGCGGCGGTCGAGGTCCTCGACGACGTGTTGATCGAT
This genomic stretch from Natrinema sp. SYSU A 869 harbors:
- a CDS encoding 3-hydroxyacyl-CoA dehydrogenase family protein codes for the protein MQIAVLGAGSMGHGIAQVSAMAGHDVVLRDIEEDFVEDGLEGIRTNLQGGVDRDKLTEGEMEATLERIEGTTDLEAAVEDADLVVEAVPEDMDLKQDVFSDIEDAASEDTVIASNTSSLSVTEMASALEHPERAVGLHFFNPPHIMDLVEIVIAEQTDERTEAFAVDYVQGIEKEDVVVRDTAGFATSRLGLALGLEAIRMVEQGVASPADIDEGMEIGYGHPMGPLELTDHVGLDVRLHIAEHLREELGERFKPPQSLRRKVRAGNLGKKTGEGYYVWADGERVGMSGEWGDDT